From Phenylobacterium immobile (ATCC 35973), a single genomic window includes:
- a CDS encoding SRPBCC family protein, which translates to MSDATLQAAVVVERTYQAPADDLWALWTTKAGFESWWGPEGFRVEVHVLEAREGGALDYDMIADAPEAIAAMESMNQPLSHGTHGVYTVFEPTARLSLMHIIDFIPGVAPYDSIIDVAFIPAGDETHMVVTLHPHLDPHWTKMSIEGFNSQLAKLDRRLGWAAARRPS; encoded by the coding sequence ATGAGCGACGCAACCCTGCAGGCCGCCGTGGTCGTCGAACGCACCTATCAAGCGCCCGCCGACGACCTGTGGGCGCTCTGGACCACCAAGGCGGGCTTTGAATCCTGGTGGGGGCCGGAAGGCTTCCGCGTCGAAGTCCATGTGTTGGAGGCCCGCGAAGGCGGGGCGCTCGATTATGACATGATCGCCGACGCCCCCGAGGCGATCGCCGCCATGGAGTCCATGAACCAACCCCTCAGCCACGGGACCCACGGGGTCTACACCGTGTTCGAACCCACCGCGCGGCTGAGCCTCATGCACATCATCGACTTCATCCCCGGCGTGGCGCCCTACGATTCCATCATCGATGTCGCCTTCATCCCGGCTGGCGACGAGACGCACATGGTTGTCACCTTGCATCCGCACCTCGACCCGCACTGGACCAAGATGTCCATCGAAGGCTTCAACAGCCAACTGGCCAAACTCGACCGGCGGCTCGGCTGGGCGGCGGCCCGTCGGCCCTCCTAA
- a CDS encoding ArsR/SmtB family transcription factor — MNETNFDVLADPTRRRILAALRDGERPVGDLVREAGIRQSGVSRHLGILEQRGFVAARPEGQRRLYSLRPEPFAELEAWLADYRRLWEARLDRFGAALEAQTTSSEKTPR, encoded by the coding sequence GTGAATGAAACGAATTTCGATGTGCTTGCCGATCCGACGCGCCGCCGCATCCTGGCCGCGCTCCGCGATGGCGAACGTCCCGTGGGCGACCTTGTGCGTGAAGCCGGCATACGGCAGTCCGGGGTGTCGAGGCACCTGGGGATCCTGGAGCAGCGCGGCTTCGTCGCCGCTCGGCCAGAGGGCCAGCGCAGGCTCTATTCGCTGCGACCGGAGCCCTTCGCCGAACTTGAGGCTTGGCTCGCCGACTACCGTCGCCTGTGGGAGGCGCGACTCGACCGGTTCGGCGCGGCGCTCGAAGCACAAACGACATCCAGTGAGAAAACCCCGAGATGA